DNA sequence from the Melospiza georgiana isolate bMelGeo1 chromosome 7, bMelGeo1.pri, whole genome shotgun sequence genome:
ttctttccttctgtatCACTCAAGTAACTTTTCACTCACACATTGATGATTTGAGACAGAGgtggggctggaagggctgaCACCACCAGAACTCTCGCTGCTTCCTACatagaaataaatttatcacagttaaagaaacaaaacagtcCACAAACACGTTATGTTCCAGTCAGATTCACTGCTTACATGTACGATTGATCAGTACTCAACTGAGAGAAGACAGCAACAACTGAAACATTACCAATGTTTTAGCTCACTGCAAAGACCTGACATAAAACCAATGTGCTATCAGAAGTATTCAAATTTCCAAATCAGCAGCCCAGAAGTACTAAGAATTTATACAAAAGTACAGGAAGATAAGCCATACTGTGGGACAGACTCCTGGAAGTAGAAGAGTGTGCTACTGGTAGGGGTGGTAGTACTGCTGCCTCCATTACTGCACAGTGCTGTTGCAGCCTGAGTCCCAACCCAGTTTCATTTCACCTTGCATTATACAGACTGCAGGTAGGcttatatttattataaagtCAAGTTTATCATGTGCTAGTGCGTGGCCTTATATTATCCTGGGGGTACCACGGGACATGTGGTTAAAGGATCAGATTGGAAAGTTTGCTACAGCAGTGTAAGAACTCTGACTCTGAATTCATGTAGTGTAAAAATAATGGTCAATTTATGCAGAAAATAATAGGCATGAGACCCCTGTTCTTTCCTgagtgtttggtttttttctctgttcttctAATCTGGTCTACTCAGTTTTGACCAAAGCTGAAGAGGTCACTCATGCAAGGACATCTTTAGTGATGCAAGGCATCACAGGACATCTTGAAAAATATACTATGCTTTAAGTATCCCTATCTTccccttgctttttttttttcatcatagATGATGATCATGTAGTAGTCAGGGCCCTCAATTTCAGCTGCTACACTCCCCTAGATGTCTTAACAACCAGCATGGAGACTGGATAAGTGCTGCAAATATCCTAAACGGAAATTTGAGATTATACAATCTCAATGGCAATTTGAGATTATACAAGAAGCTTTCAAAAGTTTCTTCTCACACAGGTGCTCTTCAGGGAAAAATAGCAAGAAGTCAGAGatcagaaagaggaaagatgTTTGTCAGATGTCACTCTGAATCATACTGCTACAAAACTTAGGAAAATTTTGAATAATTGGCTGATTTTTGAATCAGAAATCAGGAAAATGGTGATTTTTTACCTTTTAAGAAGATGATTTGAGGGTATGAgtccagcacaggcactgagaTCGGAAACTTTCCTGGCCTGCCACCAGAGAGCATCATTCTGATCCACAATCTGGAGTATTTCACCCCTCTTGAAAGGCAAGCCTGCATCTGCACATGGTATGGCAGGATCTTGCAAGGGCCAGTAATCTGCCATTGCTCGCACGTACAGCTGGTAAAGAGAACATCCAGGAGTGAGCAGAAGCCAAGTCCAGAATGGATAGAACACAGGCTTTGCAATCACAGCGCCAGATATTGCTGCAACTTCAGTCAAATGGTGAAGTcaagttttaaaaaacagatCAAGCCTTAAATGCTCTCTGTTTAttaaatgagggaaaaaaacccatttatCTCATACTTTATGAAAAGAACAGACCTTCACCTTGTAGATCACTGAGGAAGTGCCTTTGTTACACAGTTACATTTCTTACTGTCTTTACTGCTTCAGCAACACCACATTGATGATGGCTGAGAGGCAGCCATAGAGGCAAGGCAACATTTTAGGGATTGCAAGAAACTTCCAGGCAACACCACAGTTGGGCACTACTGCTACTAGTCTgggcaaagaaaaagaatgtttctTACTGTTGTTTGGTTGCTGACTGGCCGATCAGAAACTGGAATTAATTTGAACATAATTGTCCCCTGAGAGAGGGCCTAAACgattagaaaataattaaaatgttgTTGGTATTCAACACAAGTAATCAAACATAGGCAAGACAGAGCATGGCTTTGAGGATACTGCAATGTTTGTGTTACAGATAGAATTCAGGTAGCTAGAGTCAGTGACAATActatattttttccaaaatgaaacATCAAAGttttgctaaatatttttttttaatttaatgcagCATATGTTTCATTGTAAGTATATGTAATTTCAGCATTGATTCATACCAAACTTTTctactgaaattttatttaaattagcAGCAGAGTCTGGTGAGATGGGTTATATAAAGGGGGAGGAACATAATTTAGTAATTAAACATTCCAATGGTGTTTGTATTTCTTATACCTAGAAATTGTACAGCCATGGCAATGGCACAGACTTGGTATGATTACACACAGAAATACCTCACTGGCTGGCACTTAACAGTTAAGAACCCTGAAAAATTGTGCACAAAATGACAAAACAGGGACACCTCAAAAGATTTCTTCATGAGAATTTTGACAACAGTAATTACACTGTCCTTTTCTTGCAAGGTAAGGTGTGTAGCTTACAAGCTCATTCACTCTGCTTTAGTGCATTTTGTAACATGCACTCTTACTAGAATAGCAGCTTTCCACAACTTCCTTGTGGAATGTTTCTGAGTGGCACTTCTAGAAAAAAGTCACAAATCAGTGAAGGCTGAATAAATTAGTATATTTCCCAGAAGCTGCAGATGGAATAGTAACAGTTAAGGTAATATCGGCCCAGAACAGAAGTTAGATTTAATTCTGCTTTCATATATTCTGATTTCATGAGCAGTTGAGAACTTCATTCACAGTAAGGAAAcaatctgaattttctgttaaaaattccAGGCTTTCTCATGTACAGGAGTGTGTAAAAGAGCAAGCATACAAATAATCTTAAGGTACAAAgtagaaaacatatttaaaaaatattaaataccaGAATATTAATGACTTGCTCAGGGTCAAGTCCCTCAACAGGAACTCCATTTACTTCCACCAGTTTGTCTCCAGCATACAGCAACCCTACCATGAAAACAAatatgaaaacagcagcaggagtttTATCACAGTATGATTTATCTTGAATAGGCAAGACAGGGTCACACAGAAATATCACAGGTTTTAAGTCAGCATTAAAATTTTCCTGCACCATGTATGGAGGAAGGCATTTTGGATAtccaggagctgcactgctcCTGGATAGGACTGCAGACTGCTGCAGGTCACAAGGAGCTTGCGTGCTTCAGCTTTCTTAATCCTTCCCACTCTCCCATATGACATCTTTACAATCTGCTGATTATATGCCTTAAAATTAGCATAAACATTTTAATATTGCTCCATTTCTCAAAGTAAATTATGAACAAATTCTATATTAATAGACCATGAGACTTGGAGTCAGACCCCTAAAAACTCCAGGTGCAGTGGGAggtcctggggctcctctctgTCCTTTGTAGTAAAGTCTTCAcaatattcttttcttttctatgttCCTTTAACTCAAAAATATTAGTCAAGCTAGGAACTTAATTGGCTATTTTCTGCAGGTTGGGTTCTCTATACAAAGGCCAGAAAATACTAAAAGGAACCATTTTATAATAATTGCAGTTGAATTTTACTTCTGatgttttacattttaattacattacATTTCCTAAGGGACATGGAACACATTCAATTCTAGGATGACAAAGTAGTAACATTTCCAAGGAAACTCCTTGCAAGATTGCTTAGCTACTGGTGCTAAGCAAGGTGTTTAGTAGAGTAGTGCCAAAAAGTATTAGTACATACTCCTCAAAGCTCATTGTCTTTTAGAATCACCAGCTATTGATGTTTACCATTTCTCCATTAGGGAATGTGCTGCATTTCATACTACACTGCAATTTGGGATATCCAGGTATTGGTGCCAAGAATACATAATGAAAACTGGATTTCTTCATTAACTCAGTCTAAACCAGCAAATTCATCTGAAAATCTATGAAGTCAGAATGAAAGTCACTGCAGTGCATCACTGCTTACAATGCTGTCCCGTGTGCACATCATCTTGCTCCATAATGGAAGACTAACCATAGAAGCTAAGGTATTGTCTTACTTCAAACATCTTATTTCAAGTTCAGTTTTATGTATCACTTTGTTTCAGGTTCCACCTACCACTTCTGTCTGCCAGCCCACCATGGATCACACGGGCAACCGTTATGTCACCTGTTATCTCATGGCGTTTAATGGTGGCACCCTGGCAGGAAAGAACACAGGAAAAACACATCGATCACCAAAGGACCCCAGTGAGCTTCCTTCCATGTCACAAGTGTGATCTTCAGGCTGACACAAACACATTGAAGGATACAGCCTTTTTACCACAACATGGATATTGCAGtaaccacagaatcatggaataagctgagttggaagggaccacaaggatcaactcctggccctgcacagcgccatccccaggagtcacaccctgtgcccgagagcattgtccaaatgcttcctgAGCTCTGGCAGGCTTGGTGCTGGGACCACTTGCCTGGGGagcccattccagtgcccaaccaccttctgagtgaagaatctttttctaatatccaacctaaacctccccttacccagcttcaggccattccctctggtcctgtcactggtcactatggagcagagatcagtgcctgcccctcctcttcccctcacaggaagctgtgactgcagtgaggtctcctccaggctgagcagaccaagtgacctcagccactcctcacacgGCTTCTCCTCAAGCCCCTTCACCACCTTCCTGactctcctttggacactctctaatagTTTCATGTCTTTCCTATATCAtggcacccagaactgcccccagcacttgagatgaggctgccccagtgcagagcagagcaggacaatcccctcccttgcccagctggagaTGCTGTGCCTGGTGACCCCCAGGACACACTTGACTCTCCTGGCTGCCaaggcactgctgactcatttCCAACTTGGCACTGACCTAGACCCCCAGGTCTCTTTCCACAGCACTGCTTTCTAGCacctcattccccagtctgtccacACATCCaaggctgccccatcccaggagaagaatccagCACTTTCCCTTGTGGAACTTCACatggttggtgattgcccagccCTCTCCTTTGctgaggtctctctgcagggcctccctgcCCTCAAGGGAGTCAACAGCTACTCCTAGTTTGTATCTTCTATGAACTTGCTCAGAACCCTTTCCAGTCCTGTGTCTAGGTCAGTTATGAAGctgttgaagagcacagggccAAGGATGAAGCCCTGCAGAACCCCACTAGTGACAAGTGTCCAGTCTGATGTAACACCAGTCACTATAAGCCTTTTCACCCAACCCATGAGCCACCTGCTCACCCCTCCCATAATGTGTTcatccagctgtgtgctggacattttgtccagaaggatGCTCTGAGAGACAATATTGAAAGCTTTGCTGAATTCCAGAAGAATTACATCAATTGGCTTCCCCTGATCAGCTAGCTGGGTTACCTTGTCATAAAAGGAAATCAGGTTTGATAAACAGGACTTTCCCCTCACAAAGTGCTGGCTGTGACCAATAACTGTGTTGTCCCTCAAGTATTTTTCAATACCTCCCAGAATAATCTTCTCTGTAACTTTACCAGGCACTGAAGTGAGACTGACAGGCCTGCAGTTTCCAGGGCTGTAATGTATTAGTTACTAAGTCCTTCAATGCCTTCAGCTTCCATCACACTAAAATAACCTCACTGATTGACAGTTAGAAATCTTTTTTATCTCAAATATAACAGCTATCTTTTCCTAAAACAGATTAGCTAAGCTATACAATGTTTGTTGCTTATAAGTACAAATTATTACTAAAGAACTCTCCTCCCTTCCTTTCTGTTTTGGCCATGGGAATAACTCTCAATCCAGTTTGGTTTTATCTCATATAATGAAAATATATCTGCCAAATGTTCAAACACTGAGCAGACAAGGTACTGAACAACCTACACCCACACCATGCATGGCTAGGTACTTTCTCAGGTCCTTCCCAGCCTCAACAATTCTTGTGATCCTGTAAAATCTGGACAAGAATGCACACAATCCCCATGACATTCCTGGGAAGAAACCAATATGCATCCAATGCACTATTAATTCTTTCTAACTTAAAATTGACAGACACAAGAAAGGTCCCTCACCAAAGGCTGGTTGTTTTTCACTAAGCAGACAATCCTCATAGCTTCTTCATTTTCAGGTATGTTGTCTGGCAATGGTGGAAGGGTTGGTTCAAAGTCTTTCTGGGCCACAGTATCATGAGCCGATAGCAAGGCCTGTTACAAATGCAAACAAGCAAACCAACCAACCCATAAGCAAAGATCAATAGCAGAGCTTTAAACAGTGACTGGTCAGAAACCAGATATCACTGAATGTGTTCCTTTGTGAACACAGATCCCTTGCATATAttgatatttttttgtttcaccAATAAAATCAAACCATGAAAATTTTAAGAACAGTTCCTCTATTTCTTGTGGAAAACCTtcaaaagaggaaagaaatatttctatttggAGCTCTTGGGTTAAGAATGCAGGTTCTACAATTTCAAGGAAAATTTGATTTATATATCTGCATTAACTGCCCATAATTAAAAACTTTGTAAGAAATGTGTTTCAAACACAGCTTTAAGTTAAATGCAGGCCACTGCAGGTACTTCAGATATACAGTCCACATCTGATCTCATGATCAGATTAATTCATCATTAGTAAACTATGTCTCTTCTGGCCCTTTACCAATTCTTGTGAACAGCTGCCCATCCATTTCCATTCCCTCTGCAGAGAGCTCCATGAGCaaacttttgctttccttatGCAGCACTTGCCTTGAAGTGTGGAGAACGCAGAAGCCGTCTTAGCTCTTTGACCTCTCCTGACGGAGGGGCTTCATGCAGCAACTCTACCACCTGataaatgtaagaaaataagcACAGAGATGGATTCTAGAGGACAGCTCTACACTGAATGTAAAGGAATGGAGACAGTGTAAAGCCCCCCCACGTTATGTGAATCAGAGGATGTCCACATGATTTGCTCTAGAATTGGACAATATGACTCCAGCTGCACAACTCTCAGCCAGGCTTAATTTAGTTCAGGCACAGTGCCATGTGCTCTAAATCAGTTTTTGCTCCCTTCTCTCAACCAATTTCATCACTGGTCTCAGTTTCTCTACTTCGTCATTAACTCTCCCACTAATTAAAAGATTTAGAATTCAGCTATTATAATTAGAAAAATCTAAAGAGCTTTTCAATATCCTCACATCAGTCTGCTTGATTGTAGCCATAACACTGAACCACAGAGTTACATGGGAAGAAAAATACGTGGTCAGTGATTAAACAATTAACATTTGTGTTCATTACACTGGCCAGGATTTGCGTagtccagcagccacagctgtgcccatttctcaTGCCATCCCTGCCCCCCCAGTAAGGGCTGTTGAGTAGTTTTACAGATGTGTAAGGAGAGTTTCAAGTTGATATACTGTCCTTAGACCTGAGACACAATTAATACCAGAACATTTAACTGCAGCAGAGTGCTTTCATTTGGGTAAGTAAAGCAATAAACTGTGCATACAATCTCACCTCACGGCTCAACGCACGTGCCTGCAGCGTGACTGGAGCTGGTCTTTTTCCAAGATACTGTTGGAGGCATTCATAAATCTGTTGCATGCCATGACAGACAAAACAAGGCAATGACATTGACCAGTTCACATGATCATATAGATACATACATGACAGGCAATGGACAACACTATTTCTGGAAACTTCTCAGTCCAACTAGAGCTCCAGAGTCTGCGATCTCAATTCTTAATATCTGACACATCTGGAATTGAGTCTTGAACTCAATGTCTTTCCATATTATCAGGTAGCTAGCCAGTTATACTGTAGTTTTGAattttcctaggaaaaaaaagctgtctACACAGGTAAATAGCCTGATAATAAATTCTCTGATTTGTAGCCTCTTTCCTTCCTCTAGTTGAAGGCATAATTGCTGCATTTAAAATAGTCTTATGAGCATTCTTATCCAGTAAAAGCTcctctttaaaaatcaaagacTTCAAAAATCCTTcttaaagaaaagcagaatttttacaGAATTTGTCTCAGAGATAAAATTCTTCTGTTATTAGATAGAAACATCAGTCAGAACTCTGTTCTCTAACAATATGAGATCTTCAATTACACATCAGATGAAtgaatgcaaaacaaaatacagtGTCCAAATACAGGCCAAGAAGTGGGATGCATATCCATACAGAAATTTAAGAACAGGAAAGACAACTGAGCATTGATGTGTTCAGTGTCTGTCCCCTGGCCTTAATACAGACAGGTAAAGCAGAAGAGCCTAAATGTCTAGGATATTATGAAAGAGaacactttattttcctttaaagcaTAAAAGATTTCATCTACTGTGATGCTGATGTTAGAAGTGACATGAGGACTATCAGCACGTAGTGTAAATAAGCAGTTATTGTCCTCATATGGCAAAATCAAGTAGCTATTCCCTAGAGATTGTTCTGTAGGTGACCTTGTTCCCCCAGCTGTGAGGCAGCTTACCTTGAGCAGTGCTTGCAGCCAGTGGGATCTGAGCAGCTCATAGAGCATGCCAACGCCATTGACATCCCTCTTACAGAGCAAGCTGAGCTCTTGCAGCGCTAGAGTCAGAACATGAGATACACCTGAGcccaagaaacagaaaagcGCAAGACACTTCAGTACAAAGAGAACACCAACCAAAGCCAACAGTGACCCAGACCTTTGAAATTCACCTTTCCTCAATTTGTACTTCTAAGAAATGCACAGACATTTCCTGTctgatttggtttgttttttcctgcaaTCAACTCTTGCATAAGAACTATTTTACCATGTTATTAGCCAGCAGGTTAGGTCAATGCTAGCAATTTGCAACTGACCTGTGAGAAAGCCATGCAGGCAATGTCACATGTAACAGTCTGGGTTCAAGCTCATACCTCCTACTGAAAAGAGATAAAACAACAGCAAACTCCTTGGCTTTATAAGCCAGAAACAAATACCAGGCATTCTCCTCTGATACTCTCTCAAGTTAACTGCATACCACCACGGAACATCAAGAATCATTGCAATTGTTGAGTAGTAATACTTCAGACACATTCATCTCTCTCACGACTCAATGGAAGAAGAGTCACAGAGATCAAGGAATAGAACtttttgaaaagagaaagaaaactgaaaaagagatGCAGAAGTTACCATTATCTTTACTGCTGACTGTTGGCACCTCCATCTTCTCCTTTATTCAAGGAGATTCCACTCACTTTGAATACTGCATTCACACCAGGTTGGTTTCACAGAGAGAGATGATGAACTAGAGAAAAGAGCACCCTCATATCAGAATACTGTGAGGTATTTTACACTAATAAGAAAGCAGAACTCAAAACAAAGGAAGGGGTGGGcaataatttgtatttaaagTGCACCACAggtataaaaaataaatatatgagTCCCTCCTGTAAATTCAGCCATCCAGTAGCACCCAAGATGCAGACAGACAAACCTCAACTGCAGTATGGCatgttaatatttttatagGACTGTCATTTGCTTGCTTCATTATGTCATCAAAACCAGAAAGCTGTTTGGTCCATCTTCTAGCTCTCCAGCCTCTAAAGTGTACCACCATgagaaatagtaattttttctAAAGACTTATATCTTGTTTTATACCCATATAGCTTGGAAAATAATCATATTCAAGAACACATTACATTTAATTCCTCTTAATATTGACACAATATTAAAATTGAAAGACTGGAGTTTCTACTGAATTTTCATTGAGCAAAGACATGATTTTGAAGAAAGGGATCCCTGTCTCTATCACTATTAGATTTTAAGgtctttgaaggatttcttccacagagatttcattatttttctcttatttcctCACAATGaattaaaaacccaaaagccCAGATAGAAAACCCTATTTCTTACCTTGCTGGTATCATAATCTCTCAGGCAATTTACAATAGGTAGTCACTTTTAGAGATGGAATCAAAGAAGTTATTTGCTAAACTAAAAATGTGTTGCTGATTTCTTTAATTACAAAAAGCAGCATATACtaccttatttttttctttagattttaaaatcagcatttttaagCAATGCAAGAAAGCAGCACTTACTAATTAATATGTATCCATGTTGCATGACCTTTCCACAAATAAAATATGCACCttctaaaattttctttcaaattcctTCACTCCCTTAAAATTCTGTGGCAACCTATCACTAGCCTATAATGTTCTCTTAAAGTAAAACTGGAAGAAGTTCTTCAATCTGCTGTTCATGGCAAACAATGCAGTACAGGATTGCTTCAGAGAATTCTCTGAACTCTTCTTCTCAAAGTAGTATGGAAATTCCCCCCCAGGGAACACCACACACTGCATTTATACCCTGAAGCATCAAGAAGCTATGTATGAAAGCTCTTAAGTAGTTCAAAATCTTCATTACATCCTAGCTGATTTAACTTCACACTTGATACAAGTGTAAAGGTATTGTCATGATTAGCAGTATTGTAGATTACTcttaaagaattaaatatttcaacTGGCCACTCAACTTAGACTACAAGCAAAAAAACTAACATCAGATATCTGAGCACCTCAGCCAATAGTGAACCCCAGTGAGGCACAGTGATTGCATTACACCAAATTCTGCTAAATACACAGTAGGTTATCTCCTGGATGAATAAAGTAAAAaggcagccattttcctttAGATTGCTCTGTAGACAGAAAACAGCAAAGGTACAGGCAGGAAAAGTATTATCTTGATCTGCTTACAAAAGCAGAAGGCATTACTGTCACTTTTACTGCATTTAATACTTATTTTTAGAACATAATTCCTCTCTCTCCTGTTAAATCATAAAACTGCTTCCAAAAGGCAGTGGAAATTAAGGgagaaaaagtaataaattatgAGATTATGACTCAAACATTTTATTACTGAGTCTGGGCAATTCATTTCAAGTTACTTCTACAAGATATTCAATGGTACATCTTATTGAAATTCTAACCAGAAGACTGCTTTTACAATTacgtttttttctttcaaagattCACAAAATTATAGTTTGATCCTCCCTCAGTACAAATGGAGTTTGACCTgcaattatttaatattttcaatagTCTCAGTTCTTTCCCTTGAAAATTTGCCTTCCCCATTTTTAAGCTTAGTTGATCTGCCTAATGATGGATTTAACAAAGCAAGATATATAAATCTAGTCATGAAAACCTGTTTCTTAATGGAGACAAAGCACCTGGaaacaaaaaacatttctggATATGCTAAAATATTTCCAATTCTGCTTAAACAAAAGCAATATCATTGCCCCTTGAATATTTTAAAGGGATTAATTTTTCCCCAGAGCATTGCAGCTTCTGGTATCAGTACAGCTTCCACAGAGAACAGAACTGGGAGCAACTTGAGTGTGTTTAGAAATTTTGGACACAGTTTATCTTGAAGGTGAACCTCAGATTTCCCAAAAATCTGGGAAAGCTACTGCAGGTTTTGCTTGCCTTGTTGAGTGAAACCCTAAGCTACAGCTATCAGAGTTCTAGGAATAAACCTTTCCATCCATTGCTGTCATCTTAAACCACAGAGTTTATGCTCACACTAACAGAAGTGGTATTTGAAAATCAAAATCCGTCAAGTTGTGACCACCACAGCTCACCTCAGTCATAAATTAGTAGCTGTTTTGTATTTACacacagcaaaaggaaagcagcttCCAAGTGTGAAGCCTGGTTTCAGAAGCTGTCAGTAGCAAGAGATGCTGAAAAAGTCACTACCAGAAGAGAGGAAGAGTTGCTTCTTTAGAAAGAGACCTACTGGATTGCTTGCCTAAGGGCAAAGGTCAGGGctgaaataaacacagaattACTACTGTGCCTTTATTTCCTGACACTTATATCTACATAGACTCCAAGGCCAGAGCTCAGGGTCTCCTCATCCAGGGATCTAAATAAATTAGATGGAAATTCTTGCTAAAAGGCTTACCTGACTAATCTCCCAGGCAGTGTAAGGGCCTTCCCATTCACGTGTATTGCATGCAACTACAGATGCTCATTAATAGAAGACATTTGTCTTTGTCTGTTGTCAGAGAAAGAACTGGATATCCACACTGAGTGTGCCAGAATTTGAGTCAAAATGTGTCAGTCACCTCAAGTCTGCAGACATCAGTTATCCCAAACTTGAGCTACTCCTTCAGCAGCAGAGTATAAAATTCCTTGACCCTAATTGTCAAACAGACAAGAGGGCTAGAGCTGCAAGGGAACCTAAGCCCTGTTTTAATAAAGTTTCAGAATTGTCTTTAAGTGGACAATTTTGCATCTTGTCAAGCCTCTGAAGGGGACAACACCAGAGAACCTGACATCCAGAACATCATGCCCCTGCTCTCACACACTGCTTTAGTCAATATGTTAGACTTCAGCCTTTTACAAGGAAAACTACTCCTATCTTTAATTTTGCCATAATTAATGATTTGGCATATTGAAGACTGCAGATTAGCTTGAGGGAAGGAAACACTCTGTGAAAGCTTTTGTTGCCACTCTAAATCAGCAAACTgattaggcaaaaaaaaaaaaatggtgggAACGATTCAACAACTCAAACCACATGCCCTGTTTGGGACTTTTTTGTTCTGCATTAAATAAGCTTAATTAGGCCAGTGTCATTACTGAAGTCTGACTGCTTCTTTTCTAGTCAGTGTAAAGAACAATCTTGCTCTTCGTATACTTTTTGACACACTAAAGTGTTTTAGCTAAAGCAGCAACCCTAAATATTAATGGAATAAATTGACACAACTTAAGCCTTTGAAACCATTTATCCTTATC
Encoded proteins:
- the MPP4 gene encoding MAGUK p55 subfamily member 4 produces the protein MEVPTVSSKDNGVSHVLTLALQELSLLCKRDVNGVGMLYELLRSHWLQALLKIYECLQQYLGKRPAPVTLQARALSREVVELLHEAPPSGEVKELRRLLRSPHFKALLSAHDTVAQKDFEPTLPPLPDNIPENEEAMRIVCLVKNNQPLGATIKRHEITGDITVARVIHGGLADRSGLLYAGDKLVEVNGVPVEGLDPEQVINILALSQGTIMFKLIPVSDRPVSNQTTLYVRAMADYWPLQDPAIPCADAGLPFKRGEILQIVDQNDALWWQARKVSDLSACAGLIPSNHLLKRKQREFWWCQPFQPHLCLKSSMLSTVEEEDDMQIDEKCVEADEETFESEELKEEEEEFGEFGQRVFIAGFRRSMRLCRRKARLQQQSCYSRCPSSCYSALAAPYEEVVRYQRHPTDRHRLIILVGPAGVGVNELRRRLITSNPREFQSATPHTTRVQKSYEMNGREYHYISKETFENMVYSHRMLEYGEYKGYLYGTSIDAVRTVLDAGKICVIDLEPQGIQIARTHELKPYIIFIKPPSIGCMRQTRKNARIITDYYVNMKFKEEDLQEMEESAEKMEAQFGQFFDHVIVNDNLQEASAQLLSAVHRAQDEPQWVPAVWICSDNQP